The Deinococcus aquaticus genomic interval CAGGATGACGCCCGTGACGTAGCTGGCGGCGTCACTGACGAGGAACAGGGCGGCGTTGGCGATGTCCTGGGGGATGCCGAAGCGGCCCAGCGGGACGGTGCTCATGAACTGGTGGCGGGTCTTCTCGTCGGGGGCGAGGCGGGCCATGCCTTCGGTGCCGTCGATGGGGCCGGGGATGATGGCGTTCACGCGGATGCCGCGCAGGCCCCATTCGATGGCGAGGGTGCGGGTCAGGGCGTCCACGCCGGCCTTGGCGGCGACGACGTGCGCCTGCATGGGCACGGGAATGCCGTAGGCGCTGATACTCAGGATGTTCCCGCCGGGGGTGGTCAGGTGGGGCGCGCAGGCCTTGATGGTGTGGTACGTGCCGAGCAGGTCGATCTCGACGACGGTCTTGAAGCCGTTGGGGCTGATGCCGTCGACGGGCGCGGGGAAGTTCCCGGCGGCTCCGGCGAGGACGATGTCGAACGGGCCGAAGGCTTCGACGGCCTGCGCGGCGGCGGCCTGCATGGCGGCGATGTCGCGCACGTCGGCGCTGACGCCGAGGGCCTGCCCGCCCGCGTCGATGATGCCCTGAGCGGCCTTCTGGGCTTTTTCGAGGTTGCGGCCCAGGATGGTGACCCGGCAGCCGTGCGCGGCGAAGCTCTGGGCGATGCCGAGGTTGATGCCGCTGCCGCCGCCGGTGATCAGGGCGTGTTTGCCGGCCAGCAGGTCGGGGCGGAAGGTGCTGTCGGCGGTGCCGGGCTGGAGGGTGCCGAGGGTGGGGGTCTGGGTCATGGGAGTCTCCTTGAAGTGGGTGGGAAGGGGGGTCGGGGATGGTGGGCTGGACTTGACCTTACTTCAGGGCCTGCGCGAGGCCTTCGGCGGTCATGTGCTGGGCGTTCCAGGTGACGGCCCCGGCGAGGCTCTGCGCGTGCGGCAGGTCGTCCTGCAGGGTGCGTTTGGTGCCTTCCAGGGCGCGTGGGGGGAGGGTGGCGAGGTACGCGGCGAGTTCGTCGGCCCGGGTGAACAGGGCGGCCGGGTCGGGAAGGAGTTCGGTGATCAGGCCCCAGCGTTCGGCGGTGGGGGCGTCGATGGGCTGGCCGGTCAGGGCGAGGTGCGCGGCGCGGCCCCGGCCGATCAGGTGCGGCAGGCGTTGCAGGCCGCCCAGGTCGGCGGCGATGCCGAGCCGCACTTCGGGCAGGCTGAAGCGGGCGTCTGCGCTGGCGATGCGGATGTCGCAGGCGCTGATGAG includes:
- a CDS encoding SDR family oxidoreductase — its product is MTQTPTLGTLQPGTADSTFRPDLLAGKHALITGGGSGINLGIAQSFAAHGCRVTILGRNLEKAQKAAQGIIDAGGQALGVSADVRDIAAMQAAAAQAVEAFGPFDIVLAGAAGNFPAPVDGISPNGFKTVVEIDLLGTYHTIKACAPHLTTPGGNILSISAYGIPVPMQAHVVAAKAGVDALTRTLAIEWGLRGIRVNAIIPGPIDGTEGMARLAPDEKTRHQFMSTVPLGRFGIPQDIANAALFLVSDAASYVTGVILPVDGGQNMLGGAPQYQMYQQMGLALPKKD
- a CDS encoding enoyl-CoA hydratase-related protein, whose translation is MTFQSVRLTQAGEVATLTIISKKGSMGPAFWQEVPQALASLHGSGTRALIVRGEELFSAGLDVKASAPTITPALGNPDAFRAVVAGMHAAIEGLAALPIPVIAAVHGWCIGGGLELISACDIRIASADARFSLPEVRLGIAADLGGLQRLPHLIGRGRAAHLALTGQPIDAPTAERWGLITELLPDPAALFTRADELAAYLATLPPRALEGTKRTLQDDLPHAQSLAGAVTWNAQHMTAEGLAQALK